A segment of the Ipomoea triloba cultivar NCNSP0323 chromosome 1, ASM357664v1 genome:
AAATTATCCCATAGATCAGAGTCTACATTGTAaatcttgatttaaaaataacattcagattttGAATCAGTAGttaatgtattttatacttctaaaaacttaataagtctcaatcaaggttatgtccttgatttatgtccctctttctatatgctaataaatttgtacattttactttaaatgttgtacactttaatgttattagacaaaattgtccctactacattgttgttatacaaaattacccttgcaccgttataacaccgttagtttGTAACTCCATCATTACtatcatacacctatatctatcatatcattttcctattccttaattatcattttagtaaaatcattatataattaatttaatggttgattatattttaattaaatttttatccatggtaaatcatatatgtgtgtgtataaactataaaatacctatactatatttgtatatataattagaactaaaaattttaattatttatatttattaatgttttaatattaggCATGaactttcgcgcatcgcgcgtacaaatacTAGTATAGTTGATATGTATAAAAACTGTCAAttgtaagtacaaaatatgttaattgaatatacataattttgTATCCGGattcttaattaatatgaaCTATAGTCTATGGTGTAACAATtcagtcgttatatcgtggaccatggtaaAATTACAAACTGAAATtacagtgtatctaaaatgaaattgtCTCACacattgtttttatattattaaatgaaactttaattgatttgaaatgaaactacaatgtatataaaatgaaaatgaataatagtttcacatatttgagtgcatattgtctaatgaaactgtagttatattgaaatgatattgtagttgtgttgtaatgaaactatagtttatgtaaaatgaaactgaataacagtttaatagtttcacatatttgagtgtatactgtcaaatgaaactataattatattgaaatgaaattataattgtgttaaaataaaattataatgtatataaaatgaaactaaatatgttatacaaaaTAAATGACAATGTTTTGAACCCTGATCTacggtataatttgtcataacGGGTATATCACCTATCCAATTCGGGCCATGATTTATATTTGGACTGCAGCAGTGATGTCAAGTGGGTCGGTCCTTTTTAAGTGGGCTTGATGCTATTTTGTGTCATACTATGCTGATTTAATTTTGGGCTGGCTGTCCTTACATCttcaaattatcaatttgatttaGCTCacttcatttattaaaaattttaaaaaacatcaAATTATGCCATTGAACTTTTTTATAGTTTTTGCTTACAGATTATGTATAATCAGCATGTTgcgtaaaataaaataataacccGCCAACGGCCCAAAAAACCTCCGGCGATCGAAGTCTCCCATGGAGGCGACCCGCCTCCCCGCCTTGTTCAGGACCGCCGTTTCTAACGCTTCTCCGTTTTCCAAACTCCGTTTCTTCTCTTCACCGTCCGCCGCAACCCAACGTGCCTGGCAGTTCTACTCCGACGACGCCGACAGTACAGAAAGCGCTGTGTACAAGCACGCTCTCAAGTTCCAGCAGCCATCCACCGTACAAATCAAACCCCATATCCACAACTCTGTCAGCTTAATCGGAACGGTCGACCGCCCTTTCCGGAGATTCAACACCGCCGACGGTTCGCTGGGTGGCCAAACGTGGCTCAGTGTCTCAACGACCTCCGTGAGCAGACCTTTCAAGTAAGAATCGAACTATTTCTTCGGACTTTTATCCTCCCCTTGTAGGTTTAAGTTTTAACTACCGGTGactataaattgaatattaagcTTAACGTTTTGAAGCCaaatattattgtgttttacATTTTggaattgtaataataattcacAAGTAATTATAATTGGAATTGTGATAATTTTCATTTCTCGTGATTTTGTCGAATATTGAAACTGATCAGTGAATCAAAATTGAACACTGTTATTTTGACATGTAGAGAATTCGgctttgaaaattcaaaatatgaaattctatttatatttgaaatgGAGGAAATTACTTATGATGTTTCTGACTGGTACATAGGATTAAGCTGAAAATGTGGGGTGACATAGCTGAACTTTCAATGGTGCATCTGAAATGGAACGATTTGATTTATGTCTGGGGTTACTTAAAGTCGTTTGTAAAGGCTGGTCAGGAAGGAAATCCAAGGGTGTTTCATGAGGTTTGAATCATTTCCTCTTTACCAATATAAGCTTAAGACTTAATCTTATAATTGTTTAATCAAATTTGGTGACAATTTCTATTGTTTTGTTGTGCTCTTGGCAACAAATAAACGAAATCAAACATACTGTTTATAATAATTTAGATGCGACATTTTCTGTCTAACTCCTTCATTTATGCAGTCGTTTGACCCAGAAATAGGAAgagaaaatataagaaaattgtCGATGCttggaaatattttttgtgAAGAATCCATGCCCAAGGATTGGTATCCAGCTTTAGTAGGTCACTGATTACAATCACCGGTTTAGATGGATAATTGAcaagcttattttaaaataaaattgacatgTACTTTTCAAGTAGAAAGAAAATCAAGGCCTAACTGGTGAATAACTATCAAAAAGTACAATCCATTCAGAAGTGCATATATGTTTTGCTATATTTATAATCTTGTCATCTGTTCATTTATGTGTACCCAATTTCCTCTTTGTAGCTAATTGTGAAGGAAATAAATTTCGTTGCTAGACATGATAAGGCTTCAACCTGCCAGGAAAGCAAGACAATAGAATCATGGGGTGAGTTGCATCACTTACAATTTATGATATTGATATAACTTACAAGTCCTTTCTTCTTAAACTTTTCTTTACTCTTTCACTGCTCTTGGCATGAATGGAGGGCCTTTACTGGCAGTTATATATAACTATTTGTGGGATTAAGGCAAATGTGTGtgttatttttttgaaacagtgtgtgtgtgttatttaGATGCCTTAAATGTTGCATAGTTATATCTCATAGAAGTCTGGTTTGCTGATAGTtctgattttgaaaatttaagtcTGGGTGATGACTTATGGGATTATATAGCATTATAGCCCTGTggttttgttttcattattttgtCTGGGCTTAACTAGTTGAGCTTATTCTTTCCTCGGCTTACTATCATGTATTTGACATTTGGGCTTATTATACTTTGAATAAAATAGAGCATAGgccttaaaaattaaaactcttACTCACTTGAATTTTGTTGTTTGGAGGAGGGGGccaggggggggggggagaagtAAGCTTTAATAGCTTTTATTGCCAGGCCAATCCTAATGTCATAAATTGCAAAGAATACAATCTAAACCATGCACTCTTATCGTAGATGGTTTCCTTAGGCTTGAAGT
Coding sequences within it:
- the LOC116001754 gene encoding protein OSB1, mitochondrial-like; the encoded protein is MEATRLPALFRTAVSNASPFSKLRFFSSPSAATQRAWQFYSDDADSTESAVYKHALKFQQPSTVQIKPHIHNSVSLIGTVDRPFRRFNTADGSLGGQTWLSVSTTSVSRPFKIKLKMWGDIAELSMVHLKWNDLIYVWGYLKSFVKAGQEGNPRVFHELIVKEINFVARHDKASTCQESKTIESWDEDRLEKSNSRLHLWQVFFSNPSEWWDNRKNKVNHKGPDFKHRYSGEALWLQQNDPPWIRRQLELLDSRPVVKDTGYSQVSPLKYDGEYY